From a region of the Mauremys mutica isolate MM-2020 ecotype Southern chromosome 12, ASM2049712v1, whole genome shotgun sequence genome:
- the LOC123346745 gene encoding olfactory receptor 14A16-like: MSNRTTVTEFLLLGFSDVREQQILHFQVFLVIYLAAVVGNLLIITVVALDHNLHTPMYFFLGNLSFLDLCYISVTVPKSMADSLTNNRLISFSGCVTQVFLVVTFAVAELAFLTVMAYDRYIAICHPLHYRVTMNRGACAQMAAGSWISSMMCSVLHTANTFRLHFCGSNVITQFFCDIPQLPKISCSNTHANVIVMTALGSLLDVVCFVLIIVSYINIFSTVMRIPSEQGRYKAFSTCIPHLVVFCLFISTASFTYMRPRSMSSTSLDLMAAVLYCVVPPLMNPIIYSLRNKEIKRSLWKMIGRIFFSNKSKFLTLHS, translated from the coding sequence ATGTCCAACAGAACTACTGTGACTGAGTTCCTTCTtctgggattctctgatgtgcgggAACAGCAGATTTTACACTTCCAGGTGTTTCTAGTGATTTATCTGGCAGCCGTggtggggaatcttctcatcatcacagtcGTAGCCCTTGACCACAACCTTCACACCCCTATGTACTTTTTCCTGGGCAACTTATCCTTCCTAGACCTCTGCTACATCTCAGTCACGGTCCCCAAGTCCATGGCTGACTCCCTAACTAACAACAGACTCATCTCTTTCTCTGGATGTGTCACCCAAGTCTTTTTGGTTGTAACTTTTGCAGTAGCCGAACTGGCCTTTCTCACGGTGATGGCATATGACCGCTACATTGCAATCTGCCACCCTCTGCATTACAGGGTTACTATGAACAGAGGTGCATGTGCCCAGATGGCAGCTGGCTCATGGATTAGCAGCATGATGTGCTCTGTATTACACACAGCTAATACTTTTAGGTTACATTTCTGTGGGTCCAATGTTATCACTCAGTTTTTCTGTGATATCCCACAGTTGCCAAAGATCTCTTGCTCTAATACACATGCTAATGTAATAGTCATGACTGCCCTTGGATCACTTCTAGATGTGGTCTGCTTTGTATTGATAATTGTGTCCTACATTAACATCTTCTCCACGGTgatgagaatcccctctgagcagggcaggtacaaagccttctccacctgcatccctcacctggttgttttttgtttatttatcagTACAGCATCATTTACGTACATGAGGCCCAGGTCAATGTCTTCAACATCTCTGGACCTGATGGCTGCTGTATTGTATTGTGTGGTGCCACCACTAATGAATCCAATCATTTACAGTCTAAGAaacaaagagataaaaaggtcTCTGTGGAAAATGATAGGCAGGATATTTTTTTCCAACAAAAGCAAATTCCTCACACTGCACTCTTAA